From Nematostella vectensis chromosome 14, jaNemVect1.1, whole genome shotgun sequence, a single genomic window includes:
- the LOC125559883 gene encoding transcription initiation factor IIB-like, whose amino-acid sequence MEERTVERTAEDRSPPPYNIPNGPVPEINVPTLMPEFALFDRALAKYETSRASLGDEDSSNTLCNHDDLVTEDGVTSCLECGEQMQRVIAHEREWGFYGHSDGKRSSNPSRVQVRRSEDRNIDKDVENMGFSGVIVAKANEIYTQVTKGQIFRGDPRKAIVFACIYYAYKMSGKCQTPKTLMETFGLSRKSCLKGLKIFSINAPKDYLLHGTSPTVVDHIRDVMDRFSASPAQKGEVVQLYYRSKNRSSELNRARPQSFAVALTYYWVRLKGVDITLKKFSERTGVSELTISRKAREVATVLGTPGVV is encoded by the coding sequence ATGGAGGAACGAACAGTTGAACGTACGGCTGAAGAtcggtcaccaccaccatacaATATCCCCAACGGACCGGTGCCTGAGATTAACGTCCCCACCCTCATGCCGGAATTTGCACTGTTTGACCGAGCCCTCGCCAAATACGAGACTAGTAGAGCCTCCTTGGGAGACGAGGATAGTAGTAACACCCTTTGCAATCATGACGACCTAGTCACAGAAGACGGGGTCACTAGTTGCTTAGAGTGCGGGGAACAGATGCAGCGTGTGATCGCGCACGAAAGGGAATGGGGTTTTTACGGACATTCCGACGGCAAACGGTCTTCGAACCCAAGTCGGGTCCAGGTACGTAGGTCTGAGGATAGAAATATTGACAAGGATGTGGAGAACATGGGTTTTAGTGGGGTAATTGTAGCCAAAGCTAACGAGATATACACTCAGGTGACGAAAGGCCAGATTTTTCGCGGCGACCCACGGAAGGCGATCGTCTTTGCGTGTATCTACTACGCCTACAAGATGTCCGGTAAGTGTCAGACACCGAAAACCTTGATGGAAACTTTTGGATTGAGCAGGAAGAGTTGCCTTAAGGGTCTAAAAATCTTTAGTATTAACGCGCCTAAAGATTACTTACTACACGGAACGTCTCCCACCGTCGTGGACCACATTCGcgatgtgatggatagattcTCGGCGTCCCCCGCACAGAAGGGAGAGGTGGTCCAGCTCTACTACAGATCTAAGAACCGCTCGTCTGAGTTGAATCGCGCTCGCCCACAATCCTTTGCGGTCGCTTTAACCTATTACTGGGTACGGCTAAAGGGGGTCGATATTACACTTAAAAAATTCTCCGAAAGAACGGGCGTCTCCGAGTTAACCATCAGTAGGAAAGCGAGAGAAGTGGCCACAGTCCTGGGTACGCCTGGTGTGGTATGA
- the LOC5518865 gene encoding microtubule-associated protein futsch isoform X2 produces MMEASTLSVLKVDNTSSIESCENHDANQNSPSTAEPENLETEQLSGEVKNPVEEGGLEKERGIEVDSFGLDSEEKKQRSDVEKSEEKIERENKKGIEQTDNPTFNDKITKMELTHANPGVVETKKVPASKLDTTSYELDGSKIGTVPESINSYDSEPGMKEKESKYVETTDTTDDGTKTMNDLSENSETTPGQTITIIKEHMPNTPQENNSKMDTTIGQSKEIVVEGENTQQCVPQMASTSSKESAVPSPKGATKPVESQSKGSTIWYDDEADDTTGTTGYSTAIVGGVVVRTPISSSPKTAKKSAKQTKELSPSKLKLAWGSLFGKKKSPKKAPGQTSAPAQSTEKVEGQISRDTQEVKGKDQVDGETSGITVTQQGESEETIVKVKVDKVSVKEEEKCEGDQIGNLNAKTNISVEAESVKVVEEGVTATKIQKPGFENGKETSQEEISTALGESSKVNEPLEVKDKNESGLEQKVKPGVDIQDAPAETAVEVATTETSESVEPSDDVSKTTRPNLHNAQIDNVLEEAALPSDATPLGKEEISPYVQHKYVKSEGVIVTGETPPGKEEVASEELHAGDSSDQVSPSAEVTIQVSEASSPVSQEVSSNEEISKKDILSEPETIPDEDSVLRERILASRESGARSVSPPKPSKMHMRISYAESSKDGEKEVELLGTRDVAMRPKSTNKGPADHRISCMELKDVDYEGWLTKKGGGKVFAAWKRKWVVVKDQRLYYYKTSFDPEAGGMIHLDNCESTAAPEMKRKFCFKCESKTNKSHNTFFAADTEQDMRTWLDVLGKASRGEVINLPQHRKTEFLGVQMRKKTNSISRRAGSILGVGGAYDYDGTIEKHVGPKRRASYGSAPTQSKRISSSEEEKAAEEGFGDKAIEALTRDPKESDTNVSRASPDSHLQTVISEIREQNVELVESSPIEAGVDGETPAPDEKSTDVAPISEVADALQEKEENEPQIAPLSDVKDALTGKEGVSIPESTDASLKQKEQLAETATSTNSKVEVDIQEGSTKIIPLSEETVKSTVTQDSKEDSEPVTPDSEPAQPNVTVAGVSNGGDYVTLDIGVAVTAVDGSGIAKETDARAESVPDAEVKPDQDLIENKDQSQVNKDPLGTKEHKQELPSGEGPIGGSETPTKDSPKSTQPQSKADSPVPIGGKTKWYFTLDDEQGWVEPEPEVDAKRSSLKDDELLSMVRNIKAAHITITGEPVPEIEERMRAMTTASNENKELVKLNALKRSLKDKERDVEAMDELLSNKHPSHEVVREWMARHSHLSDELSVHSTGDDTNTVTNGEAANEDDPKPVTNGEKANDRHTDNYSSFHAESKDDKMLEKIAASQEVDTETQNDNNVESSSNVGNEGVQSVNGHLDDNKSLDTRL; encoded by the exons ATGATGGAAGCTAGTACACTCTCAGTGTTGAAGGTTGACAACACGTCATCTATAGAATCCTGTGAGAATCATGATGCAAACCAAAACTCACCAAGTACAGCAG AACCAGAAAACTTGGAAACAGAACAATTATCAGGAGAAGTAAAGAATCCTGTAGAAGAGGGAGGACTTGAGAAAGAAAGGGGTATAGAAGTAGACTCTTTTGGACTTGATTcagaagaaaagaaacaaagaaGTGATGTTGAAAAGAGTGAAGAAAAAATTGAGAGAGAGAACAAGAAAGGAATCGAGCAGACAGACAATCCTACATTTAATGATAAAATTACCAAGATGGAATTGACTCACGCTAATCCTGGAGTTGTAGAAACTAAAAAGGTCCCAGCTTCAAAATTAGACACTACTAGTTATGAACTGGATGGGAGTAAAATAGGAACTGTTCCTGAGTCTATTAACAGCTATGACAGTGAGCCTGGAATGAAGGAAAAAGAGTCCAAATATGTTGAAACTACTGATACTACTGATGATGGAACTAAAACAATGAATGATTTGTCAGAAAATTCTGAAACCACTCCTGGACAaactataacaataataaaagaacaCATGCCAAACACACCACAGGAAAACAACTCAAAAATGGATACAACAATTGGACAATCTAAAGAAATAGTTGTTGAGGGCGAAAATACCCAACAATGTGTGCCACAGATGGCAAGCACTTCATCAAAAG AATCAGCTGTTCCATCTCCAAAAGGAGCCACCAAGCCAGTGGAGAGTCAG AGCAAAGGCAGTACCATTTGGTACGATGATGAAGCAGATGACACAACAGGAACCACTGGATACAGCACTGCAATAGTTGGTGGTGTGGTGGTCCGCACGCCCATTTCTAG ctcGCCTAAGACAGCCAAGAAATCTGCAAAACAGACCAAAGAACTTTCCCCTTCCAAGCTCAAGCTTGCTTGGGGATCTCTTTTTGGGAAAAAGAAGTCACCCAAGAAAGCTCCAGGGCAGACAAGTGCGCCAGCACAGAGTACAGAGAAAGTGGAAGGCCAAATAAGTAGGGACACACAAGAAGTGAAAGGCAAAGACCAAGTTGATGGCGAAACATCTGGAATCACCGTAACCCAGCAAGGAGAATCTGAGGAGACAATTGTTAAAGTAAAAGTTGATAAAGTATCAGTGAAGGAAGAAGAAAAGTGTGAAGGTGACCAAATAGGTAATCTTAATGCTAAAACAAATATCAGTGTAGAAGCAGAATCTGTTAAAGTCGTAGAGGAAGGTGTCACAGCTACAAAAATACAGAAGCCCGGGTTTGAAAATGGAAAGGAGACTTCTCAGGAGGAAATTTCGACAGCATTAGGAGAGTCTTCAAAAGTGAATGAACCCTTAGAGGTGAAAGATAAAAATGAATCAGGCTTAGAACAGAAAGTCAAACCTGGAGTTGACATCCAGGACGCGCCAGCTGAGACAGCTGTCGAGGTTGCAACCACGGAAACGTCTGAATCAGTGGAACCAAGTGATGATGTCTCAAAAACTACTCGACCAAACCTGCACAATGCCCAAATCGACAATGTGCTGGAGGAGGCTGCACTGCCAAGCGATGCAACCCCCCTTGGAAAGGAAGAGATTTCTCCTTATGTACAGCATAAATATGTTAAGTCAGAAGGGGTCATTGTTACTGGAGAAACTCCCCCTGGAAAGGAAGAGGTTGCTTCTGAGGAACTTCATGCAGGTGATAGCTCAGATCAGGTTTCCCCTAGTGCAGAGGTAACCATACAAGTGTCTGAAGCTTCGTCACCTGTCAGTCAAGAGGTATCCTCCAATGAGGAAATTTCAAAGAAGGACATTTTGTCAG AGCCTGAAACAATACCAGATGAGGATTCGGTGCTGCGGGAACGAATTCTTGCAAGCCGAGAAAGTGGGGCACGGTCTGTCAGTCCCCCAAAGCCCAGTAAGATGCATATGCGAATAAGCTACGCCGAGTCCTCCAAAGATG GTGAGAAGGAGGTGGAGTTGCTTGGCACACGTGACGTCGCAATGCGACCAAAATCGACCAATAAGGGGCCTGCAGATCACAGGATTTCTTGTATGGAACTGAAGGATGTCGATTACGAGGGGTGGCTAACGAAGAAAG GTGGTGGGAAGGTGTTCGCCGCGTGGAAGAGGAAGTGGGTGGTGGTAAAAGACCAGCGCTTATACTACTACAAGACATCGTTTGACCCTGAGGCTGGGGGCATGATCCATCTTGATAACTGCGAGTCCACGGCAGCACCGGAGATGAAGAGGAAGTT CTGTTTCAAATGCGAATCTAAAACCAACAAGTCTCACAATACATTTTTCGCCGCTGACACCGAGCAGGACATGCGCACTTGGCTTGACGTGTTGGGGAAAGCAAGCAGAGGGGAGGTCATTAATCTTCCTCAACACAGGAAGACCGAGTTTCTGGGCGTGCAAATGCGCAAGAAGACCAACTCTATTTCCAGGCGTGCGGGATCCATATTAG GTGTGGGCGGAGCCTATGATTACGATGGTACGATAGAAAAACACGTTGGTCCCAAGAGACGAGCTTCTTACGGGTCCGCGCCGACCCAGTCAAAACGCATTTCAAGCTCAGAAGAGGAGAAAGCAGCAGAAGAGGGCTTTGGAGACAAAGCAATAGAGGCCCTAACACGAGACCCAAAGGAATCCGATACAAATGTATCTAGAGCCTCTCCCGATTCTCACTTGCAAACTGTGATATCGGAAATACGGGAACAGAATGTGGAACTGGTTGAGAGTTCCCCAATAGAGGCGGGTGTAGATGGTGAAACACCAGCCCCTGATGAAAAATCTACGGACGTTGCTCCTATCTCCGAGGTTGCTGATGCGTTGCAAGAAAAGGAAGAGAATGAGCCTCAAATTGCACCTTTGTCCGATGTAAAGGACGCCTTGACAGGGAAGGAAGGAGTATCTATACCTGAATCAACAGATGCATCTTTGAAACAGAAGGAACAACTGGCCGAAACTGCCACTTCTACAAATTCAAAAGTTGAGGTAGACATACAAGAGGGCTCTACAAAAATCATCCCCCTGTCGGAGGAGACCGTTAAATCAACAGTCACGCAAGATTCCAAGGAAGACTCGGAACCTGTCACGCCAGACTCCGAACCCGCGCAACCTAACGTGACGGTTGCAGGTGTTTCAAATGGCGGAGATTACGTTACTCTTGACATTGGGGTGGCTGTGACTGCCGTGGATGGGTCTGGCATTGCCAAAGAAACTGATGCGAGAGCAGAGTCTGTGCCAGATGCGGAGGTAAAGCCTGACCAagatttaatagaaaataaagatCAGTCACAAGTTAATAAAGACCCTCTGGGAACCAAGGAACATAAGCAAGAATTACCTAGTGGGGAAGGGCCTATCGGAGGTTCTGAAACACCCACTAAGGATTcccccaaaagtacccagcCACAGTCCAAAGCTGACTCTCCCGTCCCCATTGGGGGAAAAACCAAATGGTATTTCACCCTAGATGATGAGCAGGGCTGGGTCGAACCGGAACCGGAAGTGGACGCCAAGCGCTCTAGCCTAAAAGATGACGAGTTGTTGTCCATGGTGCGGAATATCAAGGCAGCGCACATAACAATCACGGGTGAACCAGTGCCGGAGATTGAGGAGAGGATGCGAGCTATGACAACTGCCAGTAATGAAAACAAGGAACTTGTCAAGCTTAACGCCCTCAAACGTTCACTTAAG GATAAAGAGCGTGATGTTGAAGCGATGGATGAGCTTCTGTCTAACAAACATCCATCTCACGAGGTAGTGAGAGAATGGATGGCACGCCATTCGCATCTCTCTGATGAGCTTTCAGTTCATTCTACCGGTGACGACACAAATACTGTCACAAATGGGGAGGCGGCCAACGAGGACGACCCCAAACCGGTCACAAACGGGGAGAAAGCCAATGACAGGCATACAGACAATTATAGCTCTTTTCATGCTGAAAGTAAGGACGACAAAATGCTAGAGAAAATAGCTGCTTCACAGGAAGTTGACACGGAAACACAAAACGACAATAATGTAGAATCATCATCAAACGTTGGCAATGAAGGAGTGCAGTCTGTTAATGGACACTTGGACGATAACAAATCGCTTGACACTCGCCTCTGA
- the LOC5518865 gene encoding microtubule-associated protein futsch isoform X1: protein MMEASTLSVLKVDNTSSIESCENHDANQNSPSTAEPSDADKNAITQPENLETEQLSGEVKNPVEEGGLEKERGIEVDSFGLDSEEKKQRSDVEKSEEKIERENKKGIEQTDNPTFNDKITKMELTHANPGVVETKKVPASKLDTTSYELDGSKIGTVPESINSYDSEPGMKEKESKYVETTDTTDDGTKTMNDLSENSETTPGQTITIIKEHMPNTPQENNSKMDTTIGQSKEIVVEGENTQQCVPQMASTSSKESAVPSPKGATKPVESQSKGSTIWYDDEADDTTGTTGYSTAIVGGVVVRTPISSSPKTAKKSAKQTKELSPSKLKLAWGSLFGKKKSPKKAPGQTSAPAQSTEKVEGQISRDTQEVKGKDQVDGETSGITVTQQGESEETIVKVKVDKVSVKEEEKCEGDQIGNLNAKTNISVEAESVKVVEEGVTATKIQKPGFENGKETSQEEISTALGESSKVNEPLEVKDKNESGLEQKVKPGVDIQDAPAETAVEVATTETSESVEPSDDVSKTTRPNLHNAQIDNVLEEAALPSDATPLGKEEISPYVQHKYVKSEGVIVTGETPPGKEEVASEELHAGDSSDQVSPSAEVTIQVSEASSPVSQEVSSNEEISKKDILSEPETIPDEDSVLRERILASRESGARSVSPPKPSKMHMRISYAESSKDGEKEVELLGTRDVAMRPKSTNKGPADHRISCMELKDVDYEGWLTKKGGGKVFAAWKRKWVVVKDQRLYYYKTSFDPEAGGMIHLDNCESTAAPEMKRKFCFKCESKTNKSHNTFFAADTEQDMRTWLDVLGKASRGEVINLPQHRKTEFLGVQMRKKTNSISRRAGSILGVGGAYDYDGTIEKHVGPKRRASYGSAPTQSKRISSSEEEKAAEEGFGDKAIEALTRDPKESDTNVSRASPDSHLQTVISEIREQNVELVESSPIEAGVDGETPAPDEKSTDVAPISEVADALQEKEENEPQIAPLSDVKDALTGKEGVSIPESTDASLKQKEQLAETATSTNSKVEVDIQEGSTKIIPLSEETVKSTVTQDSKEDSEPVTPDSEPAQPNVTVAGVSNGGDYVTLDIGVAVTAVDGSGIAKETDARAESVPDAEVKPDQDLIENKDQSQVNKDPLGTKEHKQELPSGEGPIGGSETPTKDSPKSTQPQSKADSPVPIGGKTKWYFTLDDEQGWVEPEPEVDAKRSSLKDDELLSMVRNIKAAHITITGEPVPEIEERMRAMTTASNENKELVKLNALKRSLKDKERDVEAMDELLSNKHPSHEVVREWMARHSHLSDELSVHSTGDDTNTVTNGEAANEDDPKPVTNGEKANDRHTDNYSSFHAESKDDKMLEKIAASQEVDTETQNDNNVESSSNVGNEGVQSVNGHLDDNKSLDTRL from the exons ATGATGGAAGCTAGTACACTCTCAGTGTTGAAGGTTGACAACACGTCATCTATAGAATCCTGTGAGAATCATGATGCAAACCAAAACTCACCAAGTACAGCAGAACCATCTGATGCAGACAAAAATGCTATAACCCAACCAGAAAACTTGGAAACAGAACAATTATCAGGAGAAGTAAAGAATCCTGTAGAAGAGGGAGGACTTGAGAAAGAAAGGGGTATAGAAGTAGACTCTTTTGGACTTGATTcagaagaaaagaaacaaagaaGTGATGTTGAAAAGAGTGAAGAAAAAATTGAGAGAGAGAACAAGAAAGGAATCGAGCAGACAGACAATCCTACATTTAATGATAAAATTACCAAGATGGAATTGACTCACGCTAATCCTGGAGTTGTAGAAACTAAAAAGGTCCCAGCTTCAAAATTAGACACTACTAGTTATGAACTGGATGGGAGTAAAATAGGAACTGTTCCTGAGTCTATTAACAGCTATGACAGTGAGCCTGGAATGAAGGAAAAAGAGTCCAAATATGTTGAAACTACTGATACTACTGATGATGGAACTAAAACAATGAATGATTTGTCAGAAAATTCTGAAACCACTCCTGGACAaactataacaataataaaagaacaCATGCCAAACACACCACAGGAAAACAACTCAAAAATGGATACAACAATTGGACAATCTAAAGAAATAGTTGTTGAGGGCGAAAATACCCAACAATGTGTGCCACAGATGGCAAGCACTTCATCAAAAG AATCAGCTGTTCCATCTCCAAAAGGAGCCACCAAGCCAGTGGAGAGTCAG AGCAAAGGCAGTACCATTTGGTACGATGATGAAGCAGATGACACAACAGGAACCACTGGATACAGCACTGCAATAGTTGGTGGTGTGGTGGTCCGCACGCCCATTTCTAG ctcGCCTAAGACAGCCAAGAAATCTGCAAAACAGACCAAAGAACTTTCCCCTTCCAAGCTCAAGCTTGCTTGGGGATCTCTTTTTGGGAAAAAGAAGTCACCCAAGAAAGCTCCAGGGCAGACAAGTGCGCCAGCACAGAGTACAGAGAAAGTGGAAGGCCAAATAAGTAGGGACACACAAGAAGTGAAAGGCAAAGACCAAGTTGATGGCGAAACATCTGGAATCACCGTAACCCAGCAAGGAGAATCTGAGGAGACAATTGTTAAAGTAAAAGTTGATAAAGTATCAGTGAAGGAAGAAGAAAAGTGTGAAGGTGACCAAATAGGTAATCTTAATGCTAAAACAAATATCAGTGTAGAAGCAGAATCTGTTAAAGTCGTAGAGGAAGGTGTCACAGCTACAAAAATACAGAAGCCCGGGTTTGAAAATGGAAAGGAGACTTCTCAGGAGGAAATTTCGACAGCATTAGGAGAGTCTTCAAAAGTGAATGAACCCTTAGAGGTGAAAGATAAAAATGAATCAGGCTTAGAACAGAAAGTCAAACCTGGAGTTGACATCCAGGACGCGCCAGCTGAGACAGCTGTCGAGGTTGCAACCACGGAAACGTCTGAATCAGTGGAACCAAGTGATGATGTCTCAAAAACTACTCGACCAAACCTGCACAATGCCCAAATCGACAATGTGCTGGAGGAGGCTGCACTGCCAAGCGATGCAACCCCCCTTGGAAAGGAAGAGATTTCTCCTTATGTACAGCATAAATATGTTAAGTCAGAAGGGGTCATTGTTACTGGAGAAACTCCCCCTGGAAAGGAAGAGGTTGCTTCTGAGGAACTTCATGCAGGTGATAGCTCAGATCAGGTTTCCCCTAGTGCAGAGGTAACCATACAAGTGTCTGAAGCTTCGTCACCTGTCAGTCAAGAGGTATCCTCCAATGAGGAAATTTCAAAGAAGGACATTTTGTCAG AGCCTGAAACAATACCAGATGAGGATTCGGTGCTGCGGGAACGAATTCTTGCAAGCCGAGAAAGTGGGGCACGGTCTGTCAGTCCCCCAAAGCCCAGTAAGATGCATATGCGAATAAGCTACGCCGAGTCCTCCAAAGATG GTGAGAAGGAGGTGGAGTTGCTTGGCACACGTGACGTCGCAATGCGACCAAAATCGACCAATAAGGGGCCTGCAGATCACAGGATTTCTTGTATGGAACTGAAGGATGTCGATTACGAGGGGTGGCTAACGAAGAAAG GTGGTGGGAAGGTGTTCGCCGCGTGGAAGAGGAAGTGGGTGGTGGTAAAAGACCAGCGCTTATACTACTACAAGACATCGTTTGACCCTGAGGCTGGGGGCATGATCCATCTTGATAACTGCGAGTCCACGGCAGCACCGGAGATGAAGAGGAAGTT CTGTTTCAAATGCGAATCTAAAACCAACAAGTCTCACAATACATTTTTCGCCGCTGACACCGAGCAGGACATGCGCACTTGGCTTGACGTGTTGGGGAAAGCAAGCAGAGGGGAGGTCATTAATCTTCCTCAACACAGGAAGACCGAGTTTCTGGGCGTGCAAATGCGCAAGAAGACCAACTCTATTTCCAGGCGTGCGGGATCCATATTAG GTGTGGGCGGAGCCTATGATTACGATGGTACGATAGAAAAACACGTTGGTCCCAAGAGACGAGCTTCTTACGGGTCCGCGCCGACCCAGTCAAAACGCATTTCAAGCTCAGAAGAGGAGAAAGCAGCAGAAGAGGGCTTTGGAGACAAAGCAATAGAGGCCCTAACACGAGACCCAAAGGAATCCGATACAAATGTATCTAGAGCCTCTCCCGATTCTCACTTGCAAACTGTGATATCGGAAATACGGGAACAGAATGTGGAACTGGTTGAGAGTTCCCCAATAGAGGCGGGTGTAGATGGTGAAACACCAGCCCCTGATGAAAAATCTACGGACGTTGCTCCTATCTCCGAGGTTGCTGATGCGTTGCAAGAAAAGGAAGAGAATGAGCCTCAAATTGCACCTTTGTCCGATGTAAAGGACGCCTTGACAGGGAAGGAAGGAGTATCTATACCTGAATCAACAGATGCATCTTTGAAACAGAAGGAACAACTGGCCGAAACTGCCACTTCTACAAATTCAAAAGTTGAGGTAGACATACAAGAGGGCTCTACAAAAATCATCCCCCTGTCGGAGGAGACCGTTAAATCAACAGTCACGCAAGATTCCAAGGAAGACTCGGAACCTGTCACGCCAGACTCCGAACCCGCGCAACCTAACGTGACGGTTGCAGGTGTTTCAAATGGCGGAGATTACGTTACTCTTGACATTGGGGTGGCTGTGACTGCCGTGGATGGGTCTGGCATTGCCAAAGAAACTGATGCGAGAGCAGAGTCTGTGCCAGATGCGGAGGTAAAGCCTGACCAagatttaatagaaaataaagatCAGTCACAAGTTAATAAAGACCCTCTGGGAACCAAGGAACATAAGCAAGAATTACCTAGTGGGGAAGGGCCTATCGGAGGTTCTGAAACACCCACTAAGGATTcccccaaaagtacccagcCACAGTCCAAAGCTGACTCTCCCGTCCCCATTGGGGGAAAAACCAAATGGTATTTCACCCTAGATGATGAGCAGGGCTGGGTCGAACCGGAACCGGAAGTGGACGCCAAGCGCTCTAGCCTAAAAGATGACGAGTTGTTGTCCATGGTGCGGAATATCAAGGCAGCGCACATAACAATCACGGGTGAACCAGTGCCGGAGATTGAGGAGAGGATGCGAGCTATGACAACTGCCAGTAATGAAAACAAGGAACTTGTCAAGCTTAACGCCCTCAAACGTTCACTTAAG GATAAAGAGCGTGATGTTGAAGCGATGGATGAGCTTCTGTCTAACAAACATCCATCTCACGAGGTAGTGAGAGAATGGATGGCACGCCATTCGCATCTCTCTGATGAGCTTTCAGTTCATTCTACCGGTGACGACACAAATACTGTCACAAATGGGGAGGCGGCCAACGAGGACGACCCCAAACCGGTCACAAACGGGGAGAAAGCCAATGACAGGCATACAGACAATTATAGCTCTTTTCATGCTGAAAGTAAGGACGACAAAATGCTAGAGAAAATAGCTGCTTCACAGGAAGTTGACACGGAAACACAAAACGACAATAATGTAGAATCATCATCAAACGTTGGCAATGAAGGAGTGCAGTCTGTTAATGGACACTTGGACGATAACAAATCGCTTGACACTCGCCTCTGA
- the LOC5518866 gene encoding uncharacterized skeletal organic matrix protein 5 — MKLLVVILLGIVVCVSAQPFCDPAYTPTENDVKSKICSLETRVERLEMSTAPMTSCRAANPQNNGEQTLRINGQQFSAYCHVDPIVNCGPGPWTMVMKVDGNKKNFNYDSTYWTDDESYNMAGGKTFTDHQETKLPTFWGTEFSRVCVGMQKPGTSNIQWMRINMNSTRPSLQSVFTGDRLEANIPDKDWRNLLGSTEATLQRNCQRSGFNAICERAWGPRARIGIVANNDMDCYSCDSVIGIGIDADYWQHYSAGNMCDYWCSNLEHTNDMRENFQATMSYVLVA, encoded by the exons ATGAAGCTTCTTGTTGTCATCCTGTTGGGTATTGTTGTTTGCGTTTCTGCGCAACCCTTCTGCGACCCAGCCT ACACTCCAACAGAAAATGACGTGAAAAGCAAGATTTGCAGCCTAGAGACCCGTGTAGAAAGGCTCGAGATGAGCACAG CTCCAATGACTAGCTGCCGTGCCGCTAATCC CCAAAATAATGGTGAACAGACCCTCAGAATCAATGGACAGCAGTTCTCAGCCTACTGCCATGTTGATCCGATTGTTAACTGTGGCCCGGGACCCTGGACAATGGTCATGAAGGTGGACGGGAATAAG aaaaactTCAACTATGATTCAACCTACTGGACTGACGATGAATCCTACAACATGGCTGGAGGCAAGACATTCACAGACCATCAGGAAACCAAGCTTCCCACATTCTGGGGTACAGAATTCAGTAGAGTGTGCGTCGGAATGCAAAAA CCTGGCACTTCTAATATTCAATGGATGAGGATCAACATGAACAGCACTCGGCCATCACTCCAATCGGTATTCACTGGTGACCGACTCGAGGCAAACATCCCAGACAAAGATTGGCGAAATCTGCTCGGATCCACGGAGGCAACACTGCAGCGCAACTGCCAAAGATCAGGATTCAATGCCATATGCGAAAGGGCTTGGGGGCCCCGAGCAAGAATTGGTATAGTCGCTAATAATGATATGGATTGTTATAGCTGCGACTCTGTTATAGGAATAGGCATTGATGCAGACTACTGGCAGCATTATTCTGCTGGTAATATGTGCGATTATTGGTGTAGCAATCTCGAACACACAAATGATATGAGGGAAAACTTTCAAGCGACCATGTCATATGTGCTTGTCGCATGA